The Chryseobacterium shigense genome segment TATCTTGCATCATCATCAATATCTTCATTTCCGCATTGGTCACAGATCTTCTCCAGGTTCTGTCTTTTGTTTCTCATTTCTGCCGTTACAATTCCTGTAGGAACTGCAATGATAGAATAACCGGCAAGCATTAAAATAACAGCAAAAAATTTACCCATCGGTGTAATAGGGGATACATCTCCATAGCCAACCGTGGTTACTGTAACTACTGCCCAGTAAATGGACTGTGGAATTGTTTCAAAACCTGGTCTTCCGCCTTCCACCATAAACATCAGGGAGCCCACAATCACAGAAAAAATAATCAGGAATAAAAGAAAAATATAAATCTTTCTGGAACTGTTCTTCAGGGCACGCACAATGAGGTAGCCATCGTTCATAAAATCCAGGAGATTGAAAATTCTGAAAATTCTCAGCATTCTCAGCATTCTGAAGATCAGAAAATATTTAGTGACAGGAAAGAAAAAGCTAAGGTAGAAAGGAACCAGCGCAAGAAAGTCTATAATTCCGAAAAAGCTGAAAATATAATGCTTTTTATTCTTCACTACACTGATGCGCATCCAGTATTCAATTGTGAAAAAGATGGAAATAATCCATTCCAGGATCAGAAATGTATAATGGAACCTTTTGTCGAGCTGAGGTACACTTTCCATCATAATAATGGCAGTGCTTATCAGGATAAGAGATAATAATGTAATGTCGAATAGCTTTCCCAGCCTGGTATCGGCACGGTAAATAACCCTGTAAAGAAATCTTTTCCAAAGTTTGTCTTCAGGAACAAGATTATGTTCTCTTTCCATTTTTAATGTTTTTTACAATTAACAAATTATCGTTATTTTCGTAGCAAACATACAGAATAAAATGACAATAAGTGAAGTAATTTCAAAAATAGAAAACCGTATTCCCCTACAGCAGGCAGAAGATTTCGACAATGTGGGATTGCTGTGCGGAGTTCCAACCCGGAATGTCAGCGGAATACTCGTATGCCATGATGCTTTGGAAAATGTTGTAGATGAGGCTATTCAGAAAAACTGTAACCTGATTGTATGTTTTCATCCGATTATTTTCTCAGGATTAAAATCCCTTACCGGGAAAAATTATGTGGAAAGAGCCGTACTGAAGGCTATCGAAAATAAAATTGCCATTTATGCCATACACACGGCATTTGATAACGATTTTTTTGGGGTGAATCATGAAATTTGCAGACAATTAGGGTTAAAAAATCTGAAAATTCTCCAGCCTAAAAA includes the following:
- a CDS encoding ion transporter codes for the protein MEREHNLVPEDKLWKRFLYRVIYRADTRLGKLFDITLLSLILISTAIIMMESVPQLDKRFHYTFLILEWIISIFFTIEYWMRISVVKNKKHYIFSFFGIIDFLALVPFYLSFFFPVTKYFLIFRMLRMLRIFRIFNLLDFMNDGYLIVRALKNSSRKIYIFLLFLIIFSVIVGSLMFMVEGGRPGFETIPQSIYWAVVTVTTVGYGDVSPITPMGKFFAVILMLAGYSIIAVPTGIVTAEMRNKRQNLEKICDQCGNEDIDDDARYCKQCGKKLA